The nucleotide window AATAATTACCCGAAATGGTTCTCTTCCGCCTCTAGAATTGAGATCAAAGGTTAAAACATTACCGCTAAAGTTCACAAAATCTTGTCCTGGATCTGGAGAAGTTCGAATGTTATATGAAATGTTATCAAGACCTACTAAGCTGTTAGCAAGTGTATGGGTAAATTTACCATAGCCAGCAATGATACCCAGAACTGGTGCGTCAAATACAATTTCACCGACCCATCTATATCTAGGACTTCCTCTACCAGTGCTACCAGGTGGATTCAAATAAAAAAGATAGCTACTGACAAGAGTCTCTTTTGGAATTTGTAAGTTTGTCTTTGTTTGACTAAAGGCACTTAAGACTGGTAAATCCTTAGTCAGAGCCACTGATTGCTTCTCAATTATCCCAAAAATATCTCTATTAGGATCTGGATTGAGAATAGGTTTGATCGTTCCATCTGGCTGTATTTCCTGAAAACCTACACTTAGATCTATACTTTGAGGTGGCGGGTTGATAATATTAAGTCCTAAAGTCGTCATAGGTTGATTAACAAATCCTCCTTGAATTGACCAGCTTACAATAGCAGCCTGAGATGGAGAAACAGCTAGAACAGTAGCACCAACGGTAGCAATCTGTAATCCTATCGGTAAAAATTTAGTGTTCATGATTATTGGCGAATTTCTCACTATTACACCGTTTATTTTTATTTAGTTCTGTTTTACAATATCTAAGATCGATTGTCCAGTACCATCATCCAGAGAAATTTTAAGGAAGGAAGCAATAGTTGGTGCAAAGTCGAGAATTGATAAAGATTCTTCGATCTGCATCTGCTTAATTGAAGGGCCTAACATCCAAAAAATTCCTCCAATTTTATGATCACCTGTGCGACTATCCCAATAAACTTTATCAA belongs to Gloeothece citriformis PCC 7424 and includes:
- a CDS encoding PEP-CTERM sorting domain-containing protein gives rise to the protein MNTKFLPIGLQIATVGATVLAVSPSQAAIVSWSIQGGFVNQPMTTLGLNIINPPPQSIDLSVGFQEIQPDGTIKPILNPDPNRDIFGIIEKQSVALTKDLPVLSAFSQTKTNLQIPKETLVSSYLFYLNPPGSTGRGSPRYRWVGEIVFDAPVLGIIAGYGKFTHTLANSLVGLDNISYNIRTSPDPGQDFVNFSGNVLTFDLNSRGGREPFRVIIDGTPKAAQGVPEPFTLLGSLSALGFGTWFRKARSKGNSKGKNKQHD